Proteins from a genomic interval of Bombus affinis isolate iyBomAffi1 chromosome 14, iyBomAffi1.2, whole genome shotgun sequence:
- the LOC126924238 gene encoding rho-related BTB domain-containing protein 1 isoform X2 translates to MDNEQPHQELVKCVVVGDTAVGKTRLICARACNKHVSLSQLLTTHVPTVWAIDQYRIYKDVLERSWEVVDNVNVSLRLWDTFGDHEKDRRFAYGRSDVVLLCFSITNPVSLRNCKAMWYPEIRRFCPQTPVLLVGCKNDLRYMYRDETYLSYFRDRSPFVRATRKSDLVMPDQARAVARELGVCYYETSVFTYYGVNEVFENSIRAALIARRQQRFWMTNLKRVQRPLLQAPFCPPKPVPPEVCLAASTYEENMKTLWTKPVHTDVTLIAGNCTFSAHRCLLAAASPAFHRLFSMELVQEQTPRSSSESSMVSTFGEATVGDFNDDTECLIRIDQSKPAKVWEQLKRRSSFQVLPTVDNQKKPPGATRELNHPAFQNIRVCLTENTNGMQQPTTVVTLSKLITPQAMQQCLQFIYMGSLDKRYHDLQEIRQAAEFLELPQLLMVLGTLQTRDQFNNDLNNRYKQVVRQRLEDICLEQGLFADVIFELDDGSVPAHKAILTARCDVMKAMFSGDFRESSAKVIVFPGVREYTFHKLLCYLYTDEVPAISSARCLNLLELANRLCLQRLVNLVESRVIEDLGRLSQNEGNEAVENCLRLLEPCKLHNADQLADWCMNHLCVNYNKLCKMSPRSVRLLHPENQEYLNEHRWPPVWYLKDYDYYQKCLAERDRENKPTLKRNRNQSGCLCFSGTSKTRRESSNGGGGTASSANNDPQAERPLFDSIESGEQVV, encoded by the exons GGAACTGGTCAAGTGCGTGGTCGTCGGCGATACGGCAGTTGGAAAGACCAGGCTGATCTGTGCGAGAGCCTGCAACAAACACGTGTCGCTGTCGCAACTCTTGACGACTCACGTGCCCACCGTCTGGGCCATCGACCAGTATAGAATCTACAAGGAC GTCCTAGAACGTTCCTGGGAAGTAGTCGATAACGTGAATGTTTCCCTGCGACTTTGGGACACGTTTGGCGACCACGAGAAAGATCGACGTTTCGCGTACGGCAG ATCGGACGTTGTGCTACTATGTTTCTCTATAACAAATCCCGTATCTCTACGGAACTGCAAGGCGATGTGGTACCCGGAAATACGACGATTCTGCCCACAGACTCCGGTACTGTTAGTGGGCTGCAAGAACGATCTACGTTACATGTACCGAGATGAGACTTATCTGAGTTATTTCCGTGACCGCAGTCCGTTCGTGAG AGCCACAAGGAAGAGCGATCTGGTAATGCCTGATCAAGCTCGAGCTGTTGCACGTGAGCTTGGTGTTTGCTATTATGAGACTAGCGTCTTTACATATTACGGTGTTAACGAAGTCTTCGAGAATTCGATACGCGCTGCCTTAATCGCGCGTCGCCAACAACGATTTTGGATGACGAACTTGAAGAGAGTGCAAAGGCCTCTTCTTCAG GCTCCGTTTTGTCCACCAAAACCTGTACCACCGGAAGTGTGTTTGGCGGCAAGCACTTATGAAGAAAACATGAAAACGTTGTGGACAAAACCAGTTCACACTGACGTGACTTTGATAGCCGGAAACTGCACGTTTTCCGCTCACAGATGTCTTTTAGCCGCAGCATCGCCCGCGTTCCATCGACTTTTCTCTATGGAACTCGTTCAAGAACAAACACCTCGAAGCTCTAGCGAATCTAGCATG GTGAGTACATTCGGCGAAGCAACAGTGGGTGACTTCAACGATGACACCGAATGTCTCATTCGTATCGATCAATCAAAACCTGCAAA AGTTTGGGAACAACTGAAGCGACGTTCAAGCTTCCAAGTACTGCCCACGGTGGACAACCAAAAGAAACCACCTGGAGCTACTAGAGAACTTAATCATCCTGCCTTCCAGAACATCCGTGTATGCTTG ACTGAAAATACAAATGGAATGCAGCAACCAACGACCGTGGTGACGCTGTCTAAACTAATTACACCCCAGGCGATGCAGCAGTGCTTGCAATTCATTTACATGGGCAGCTTGGATAAACGGTATCACGATCTACAA GAGATTAGACAAGCGGCGGAATTCTTGGAGCTCCCGCAATTATTGATGGTGCTTGGGACTTTACAAACAAGAGATCAATTTAATAATGATCTTAATAATAGGTATAAGCAAGTAGTGAGGCAACGTTTGGAAGACATTTGTCTAGAACAAG GACTCTTCGCTGATGTGATATTTGAACTAGATGATGGAAGTGTTCCAGCCCACAAAGCGATACTCACTGCCCGATGTGATGTAATGAAGGCCATGTTCTCCGGAGATTTCCGCGAAAGTAGTGCAAAAGTG ATAGTGTTTCCCGGTGTACGCGAGTACACGTTCCACAAACTGCTCTGCTATCTCTATACGGATGAAGTGCCAGCAATTTCCTCTGCCAGGTGCTTGAACCTCTTAGAATTGGCAAATCGTCTTTGTTTGCAACGACTGGTGAACTTGGTCGAGAGCAGAGTGATCGAAGATCTCGGGAGATTGTCTCAAAACGAGGGAAACGAGGCCGTGGAGAATTGTCTGAGACTGCTGGAACCGTGCAAG TTGCATAATGCCGATCAACTAGCTGACTGGTGTATGAACCACTTGTGCGTTAATTACAACAAGTTGTGCAAGATGTCTCCGCGAAGCGTACGCCTTCTGCATCCGGAGAACCAGGAATATTTAAACGAGCATCGATGGCCTCCAGTATG GTATTTAAAAGACTACGATTACTACCAAAAATGTTTGGCGGAACGTGACCGCGAAAATAAGCCGACGTTGAAGAGAAATCGTAATCAGTCCGGTTGCTTATGCTTCTCTGGTACGAGCAAAACTAGAAGAGAAAGTTCGAACGGTGGTGGAGGTACAGCATCGTCGGCGAATAACGATCCGCAAGCTGAACGACCCCTATTCGACTCTATAGAGTCAGGTGAACAGGTTGTATGA
- the LOC126924238 gene encoding rho-related BTB domain-containing protein 1 isoform X1, with amino-acid sequence MDNEQPHQELVKCVVVGDTAVGKTRLICARACNKHVSLSQLLTTHVPTVWAIDQYRIYKDVLERSWEVVDNVNVSLRLWDTFGDHEKDRRFAYGRSDVVLLCFSITNPVSLRNCKAMWYPEIRRFCPQTPVLLVGCKNDLRYMYRDETYLSYFRDRSPFVRATRKSDLVMPDQARAVARELGVCYYETSVFTYYGVNEVFENSIRAALIARRQQRFWMTNLKRVQRPLLQAPFCPPKPVPPEVCLAASTYEENMKTLWTKPVHTDVTLIAGNCTFSAHRCLLAAASPAFHRLFSMELVQEQTPRSSSESSMVSTFGEATVGDFNDDTECLIRIDQSKPAKVWEQLKRRSSFQVLPTVDNQKKPPGATRELNHPAFQNIRVCLTENTNGMQQPTTVVTLSKLITPQAMQQCLQFIYMGSLDKRYHDLQTAPIGLLLEIRQAAEFLELPQLLMVLGTLQTRDQFNNDLNNRYKQVVRQRLEDICLEQGLFADVIFELDDGSVPAHKAILTARCDVMKAMFSGDFRESSAKVIVFPGVREYTFHKLLCYLYTDEVPAISSARCLNLLELANRLCLQRLVNLVESRVIEDLGRLSQNEGNEAVENCLRLLEPCKLHNADQLADWCMNHLCVNYNKLCKMSPRSVRLLHPENQEYLNEHRWPPVWYLKDYDYYQKCLAERDRENKPTLKRNRNQSGCLCFSGTSKTRRESSNGGGGTASSANNDPQAERPLFDSIESGEQVV; translated from the exons GGAACTGGTCAAGTGCGTGGTCGTCGGCGATACGGCAGTTGGAAAGACCAGGCTGATCTGTGCGAGAGCCTGCAACAAACACGTGTCGCTGTCGCAACTCTTGACGACTCACGTGCCCACCGTCTGGGCCATCGACCAGTATAGAATCTACAAGGAC GTCCTAGAACGTTCCTGGGAAGTAGTCGATAACGTGAATGTTTCCCTGCGACTTTGGGACACGTTTGGCGACCACGAGAAAGATCGACGTTTCGCGTACGGCAG ATCGGACGTTGTGCTACTATGTTTCTCTATAACAAATCCCGTATCTCTACGGAACTGCAAGGCGATGTGGTACCCGGAAATACGACGATTCTGCCCACAGACTCCGGTACTGTTAGTGGGCTGCAAGAACGATCTACGTTACATGTACCGAGATGAGACTTATCTGAGTTATTTCCGTGACCGCAGTCCGTTCGTGAG AGCCACAAGGAAGAGCGATCTGGTAATGCCTGATCAAGCTCGAGCTGTTGCACGTGAGCTTGGTGTTTGCTATTATGAGACTAGCGTCTTTACATATTACGGTGTTAACGAAGTCTTCGAGAATTCGATACGCGCTGCCTTAATCGCGCGTCGCCAACAACGATTTTGGATGACGAACTTGAAGAGAGTGCAAAGGCCTCTTCTTCAG GCTCCGTTTTGTCCACCAAAACCTGTACCACCGGAAGTGTGTTTGGCGGCAAGCACTTATGAAGAAAACATGAAAACGTTGTGGACAAAACCAGTTCACACTGACGTGACTTTGATAGCCGGAAACTGCACGTTTTCCGCTCACAGATGTCTTTTAGCCGCAGCATCGCCCGCGTTCCATCGACTTTTCTCTATGGAACTCGTTCAAGAACAAACACCTCGAAGCTCTAGCGAATCTAGCATG GTGAGTACATTCGGCGAAGCAACAGTGGGTGACTTCAACGATGACACCGAATGTCTCATTCGTATCGATCAATCAAAACCTGCAAA AGTTTGGGAACAACTGAAGCGACGTTCAAGCTTCCAAGTACTGCCCACGGTGGACAACCAAAAGAAACCACCTGGAGCTACTAGAGAACTTAATCATCCTGCCTTCCAGAACATCCGTGTATGCTTG ACTGAAAATACAAATGGAATGCAGCAACCAACGACCGTGGTGACGCTGTCTAAACTAATTACACCCCAGGCGATGCAGCAGTGCTTGCAATTCATTTACATGGGCAGCTTGGATAAACGGTATCACGATCTACAA ACAGCTCCTATCGGGCTTCTACTG GAGATTAGACAAGCGGCGGAATTCTTGGAGCTCCCGCAATTATTGATGGTGCTTGGGACTTTACAAACAAGAGATCAATTTAATAATGATCTTAATAATAGGTATAAGCAAGTAGTGAGGCAACGTTTGGAAGACATTTGTCTAGAACAAG GACTCTTCGCTGATGTGATATTTGAACTAGATGATGGAAGTGTTCCAGCCCACAAAGCGATACTCACTGCCCGATGTGATGTAATGAAGGCCATGTTCTCCGGAGATTTCCGCGAAAGTAGTGCAAAAGTG ATAGTGTTTCCCGGTGTACGCGAGTACACGTTCCACAAACTGCTCTGCTATCTCTATACGGATGAAGTGCCAGCAATTTCCTCTGCCAGGTGCTTGAACCTCTTAGAATTGGCAAATCGTCTTTGTTTGCAACGACTGGTGAACTTGGTCGAGAGCAGAGTGATCGAAGATCTCGGGAGATTGTCTCAAAACGAGGGAAACGAGGCCGTGGAGAATTGTCTGAGACTGCTGGAACCGTGCAAG TTGCATAATGCCGATCAACTAGCTGACTGGTGTATGAACCACTTGTGCGTTAATTACAACAAGTTGTGCAAGATGTCTCCGCGAAGCGTACGCCTTCTGCATCCGGAGAACCAGGAATATTTAAACGAGCATCGATGGCCTCCAGTATG GTATTTAAAAGACTACGATTACTACCAAAAATGTTTGGCGGAACGTGACCGCGAAAATAAGCCGACGTTGAAGAGAAATCGTAATCAGTCCGGTTGCTTATGCTTCTCTGGTACGAGCAAAACTAGAAGAGAAAGTTCGAACGGTGGTGGAGGTACAGCATCGTCGGCGAATAACGATCCGCAAGCTGAACGACCCCTATTCGACTCTATAGAGTCAGGTGAACAGGTTGTATGA